The Thermodesulfovibrionales bacterium DNA segment ATGATCCTGAGTTGTTGGACCTGGTGGAGCTGGAAGTGAGGGAGTTGTTGTCGAAGTATCAGTTTCCCGGGGACAAGATACCGATTGTGAAGGGGAGTGCGCTGAAGGCGTTGGAGAGTGGGGCGACGGAACAGGGGGCGCCTGAGTACAAGAGCATATTGGAGCTGATGGAGGCGGTGGACAGTTATATACCGACACCGGAGCGGCCGATAGACAAGCCGTTTTTGATGCCGATAGAGGATGTATTCAGCATATCGGGTCGAGGGACGGTGGTAACGGGAAGGGTAGAGCGGGGGATCGTAAAGGTAGGTGAGGAAGTAGAGATAGTAGGGTTGGGGGAGACGAGGAAGACGGTGGCGACCGGGGTAGAGATGTTCAGGAAGCTGCTTGATGAGGGAAGGGCAGGGGATAACATAGGGGTATTGCTGAGGGGGATAGGGAAGGAAGAGGTAGAGCGGGGGCAGGTGTTGGCGAAGCCTGGGAGCATAACGCCGCATACGAAGTTCAAGGGGGAGGTATACATATTGACGAAGGAGGAGGGGGGTCGGCACACGCCGTTTTTTAATGGATACCGGCCGCAGTTTTACTTCAGGACGACGGACGTAACGGGGGTAGCGCATCTGCCTGAGGGGGTGGAGATGGTGATGCCGGGAGACAACATCAGTGTAAGGGTGGAGTTGATAGCGCCGATAGCGATGGAGAAGGAATTGCGGTTTGCGATCAGGGAAGGCGGAAGGACGGTGGGAGCCGGAGTCGTGACCGAGGTGCTGGAGTAACCTGTTAAATAAGAGTTTTTGAGGTATAGAGAGAGAACCATGAATCAGAAAATAAGAATTAAGCTGAAGGCCTATGACCACAGGATCCTGGATCAGTCGGTGAAGGAGATCGTAGACACGGCTCAGAGGACGGGAGCGCGGATAGCCGGGCCGGTTCCTCTCCCCACGAGGATCAGTAAAGTGACCGTCCTGAGATCTCCCCACGTCGACAAGAAGTCAAGGGAGCAATTTGAGATAAGAACTCACAAGAGGCTCATCGATATTTACGACCCGACACCCCAGACCGTTGATGCACTCATGAAACTCGAGCTTGCCGCCGGTGTTGATGTGGAGATAAAACTATGACAGGGATACTCGGCAGGAAACTCGGCATGACCCAGATATTTGAGAGTGACGGGAGAGCGATCCCTGTTACCGTCGTAGAGGCCGGCCCTTGCTGCGTGATTCAGGTAAAGACTCTCGATAACGACGGCTATGAAGCGGTCAAGGTCGGGTTCTCCGAGATACGGAAGACGAAGAAGGTGAACAAGGCGATGGCCGGCACATTCAAGAAGGCAGGGACAAAGCCCTATAAGATCATAAAAGAGTTCAAGATGGGAAACCTCAAGGTCGGCGAGTTCGTCACAGCGGAAATGTTCGTCAAGGGAGACAGGGTCAAGGTTTCGGGAATCTCAAAGGGCAAGGGATTTCAGGGTGTGATGAAACGGCATAACTACGCGGGCGGTCCCGGTTCTCATGGTTCCATGTTCAACCGTGCACCCGGATCGATCGGAGCAAGCTCTTATCCCTCGAGGGTATGGAAGAATAAGGGATTGCCGGGACACATGGGCAGCGAAATGATTACCGTGAAGAACCTCACAGTGGTCGATGTGAAGCCTGAGCAAAATCTTCTTTTGATCAAAGGTGCGGTGCCGGGCGGAGACGGCGCATACCTCGAGATCGAGAAGGGAGATTGAGATGCCTGATATAGAGCTGAAGGATACCAGTAATAAGGTCAAAGGAACGGTCAGCCTTCCCGAGGAGATGTTCGGGTTCGGCGAAAGAAAGGACATTTTGCATGCCTCTGTCGTAACGTATCTGGCGAACCAGAGGCAGGGCACCCACGCGACGAAGACGAAGGGGCTGGTGAGCGGCGGCGGCAAGAAACCATGGAAGCAGAAACACACGGGAAGGGCCCGCGCGGGAAGCAGCAGGTCCCCGCTCTGGAGAAAGGGAGGAACGGTCTTCGGACCTCAGCCCAGGGATTATGCTCTTAAGCTGCCGAGAAGCCTGAAAAGGAGGGCATTGGCGGAGGCATTGTCTGCCAAACTTACGGGCGGCGAAATCATGGTCGTCGAATCAATTACGGTAGATAAGCCGAAAACGAAGACGATGGTAGAAGTCCTCAGAAACCTCGGACTTGACGGGAAGAGCGTTCTCATTGTTATTCCCGGAAAGGATCATAATATCCTCCTCGCTTCCCGCAACATTCCGCGAGTGGATGTCGAAAGAGTTACCAATCTCAA contains these protein-coding regions:
- the rplC gene encoding 50S ribosomal protein L3 produces the protein MTGILGRKLGMTQIFESDGRAIPVTVVEAGPCCVIQVKTLDNDGYEAVKVGFSEIRKTKKVNKAMAGTFKKAGTKPYKIIKEFKMGNLKVGEFVTAEMFVKGDRVKVSGISKGKGFQGVMKRHNYAGGPGSHGSMFNRAPGSIGASSYPSRVWKNKGLPGHMGSEMITVKNLTVVDVKPEQNLLLIKGAVPGGDGAYLEIEKGD
- the tuf gene encoding elongation factor Tu: MAKAKFERTKPHCNVGTIGHVDHGKTTLTAAITKVLAFKGQATYRAYDSIDNAPEEKARGITIATAHVEYETEKRHYAHVDCPGHADYVKNMITGAAQMDGAILVVSAADGPMPQTREHILLARQVGVPYIVVYMNKTDMVDDPELLDLVELEVRELLSKYQFPGDKIPIVKGSALKALESGATEQGAPEYKSILELMEAVDSYIPTPERPIDKPFLMPIEDVFSISGRGTVVTGRVERGIVKVGEEVEIVGLGETRKTVATGVEMFRKLLDEGRAGDNIGVLLRGIGKEEVERGQVLAKPGSITPHTKFKGEVYILTKEEGGRHTPFFNGYRPQFYFRTTDVTGVAHLPEGVEMVMPGDNISVRVELIAPIAMEKELRFAIREGGRTVGAGVVTEVLE
- the rpsJ gene encoding 30S ribosomal protein S10; protein product: MNQKIRIKLKAYDHRILDQSVKEIVDTAQRTGARIAGPVPLPTRISKVTVLRSPHVDKKSREQFEIRTHKRLIDIYDPTPQTVDALMKLELAAGVDVEIKL
- the rplD gene encoding 50S ribosomal protein L4, producing the protein MPDIELKDTSNKVKGTVSLPEEMFGFGERKDILHASVVTYLANQRQGTHATKTKGLVSGGGKKPWKQKHTGRARAGSSRSPLWRKGGTVFGPQPRDYALKLPRSLKRRALAEALSAKLTGGEIMVVESITVDKPKTKTMVEVLRNLGLDGKSVLIVIPGKDHNILLASRNIPRVDVERVTNLNSYQILTHDRILMTRDAVSTMTEVCKQ